One genomic window of Deltaproteobacteria bacterium includes the following:
- the ispG gene encoding flavodoxin-dependent (E)-4-hydroxy-3-methylbut-2-enyl-diphosphate synthase gives MIKRRETRQLFVGNVKVGGGAPVSVQSMTNTKTADCRATIAQIKSLAEAGCEIVRIAVLNMEDAKSIGQIVSESEIPVIADIHFNHSLAIESVRQGVHGLRLNPGNIGGKKRVKQVVEVAGAHNIPIRIGVNAGSLEKEILEKYGYPTAAGMVESAMNHIAILEEFDFCNIKVSLKASDVPRTIEAYRELSKRVDYPLHLGVTEAGTSFSGTIKSAVGVGTLLAEGIGDTIRVSLSADPVEEVKVGFEILKSLQIRSKGVNVISCPTCGRMQVDLIRLANEVEKRLAHIEAPLNVSVLGCVVNGIGEALEADAGIAGGKDEGLLFSEGEVVGKIAEDKLVDALVDEVEKIAARND, from the coding sequence ATGATTAAAAGAAGAGAGACAAGACAACTTTTCGTCGGTAATGTCAAGGTAGGTGGTGGCGCGCCTGTTTCTGTTCAATCCATGACCAATACGAAGACGGCTGATTGCCGGGCCACCATTGCCCAGATCAAGTCACTTGCCGAGGCGGGTTGTGAGATTGTCCGCATTGCCGTTCTTAATATGGAGGATGCAAAATCCATCGGTCAAATCGTTAGTGAATCGGAAATTCCTGTTATTGCCGATATTCATTTTAATCACAGCCTTGCTATAGAGTCTGTCCGGCAGGGTGTGCATGGCTTGAGATTAAATCCCGGTAATATTGGCGGGAAAAAAAGAGTTAAGCAAGTGGTTGAAGTTGCCGGTGCTCATAATATTCCCATTCGAATCGGCGTCAATGCGGGTTCTCTTGAAAAGGAAATCCTGGAAAAATACGGTTATCCGACGGCAGCAGGGATGGTGGAAAGCGCGATGAATCATATCGCTATTCTGGAAGAATTCGATTTCTGCAATATAAAGGTTTCCCTTAAAGCCTCCGATGTTCCGAGAACTATCGAAGCCTATCGTGAATTGTCAAAACGGGTCGACTATCCGCTCCATCTTGGTGTGACGGAAGCCGGCACCTCCTTTTCGGGAACCATCAAGTCCGCTGTCGGTGTGGGAACGCTGCTTGCCGAAGGTATTGGTGATACGATCAGAGTGTCTTTGTCGGCAGACCCTGTGGAAGAGGTTAAAGTGGGCTTTGAGATCCTGAAATCACTGCAGATCCGATCAAAGGGGGTCAATGTTATATCTTGCCCTACCTGTGGCAGAATGCAGGTTGATCTAATCAGGCTGGCTAATGAAGTAGAGAAACGGTTGGCACATATTGAGGCGCCCTTGAATGTCTCCGTTCTCGGTTGTGTTGTCAATGGTATTGGTGAAGCCCTGGAGGCCGATGCGGGAATTGCGGGAGGCAAAGATGAGGGCCTTCTTTTTTCAGAGGGAGAAGTTGTCGGCAAAATAGCTGAAGATAAACTGGTTGATGCACTCGTTGATGAAGTTGAAAAAATTGCCGCACGTAATGACTAG
- a CDS encoding family 10 glycosylhydrolase, translating to MRHCKMKLLALILCVSLSGCASRTADRPAPAIANNDEIFNSFSIAEYGYDEPLTAHESISAGEKEEEIPPLPVYKLKKEERTIAVQVLLIDCNNLEELDDRLKTLRESGVNTLIFRVFHNKGDRFYSFADPKNDRGVYFKSKHAPLVDDILADVARISHKNGIKIFAWMTTRYADYGVEHKREWQAAAYDLKGGGYVRARGLNLFNRDVKNHLINLYRDLAAYNVDGILFQDDLVLRHSEGFSRDARLAFARESGLMPDPNLLYREVIESRSGKMMVTAYGDLFWEWSRWKNRRLMRLASEIMTESKKVNSNIKFALNLMYEAALKPKEALAWLSQDLNEAVKTGFDYYAIMAYHLQMGEELGLEGSNLYSVVAQLVENALKKVNDPEKIMIKLQIADWKSKKRVSHDEINKIVKIVREKGNTSLAFVPYYGKFDFRKIMPAINSPSTLALQAKF from the coding sequence ATGCGGCATTGTAAAATGAAATTGCTCGCACTCATCCTCTGCGTATCCCTGTCAGGGTGTGCATCTCGGACTGCAGATAGACCGGCGCCGGCGATTGCAAACAATGATGAAATCTTTAACTCTTTCTCCATAGCGGAGTATGGATATGATGAGCCTCTTACTGCTCATGAATCCATTTCTGCCGGGGAGAAAGAAGAAGAAATCCCCCCGCTTCCTGTTTATAAACTGAAAAAAGAGGAGAGAACGATTGCCGTCCAGGTTCTGCTTATTGATTGCAATAACCTGGAAGAACTTGATGACAGACTGAAAACATTAAGGGAATCCGGTGTTAATACGCTAATATTCAGGGTATTTCATAACAAAGGCGACAGGTTTTACTCTTTTGCCGATCCCAAAAATGACAGGGGAGTTTACTTCAAAAGTAAGCATGCCCCCCTTGTTGATGATATTCTTGCTGATGTTGCCCGAATCAGTCACAAAAACGGGATCAAAATTTTTGCCTGGATGACTACCCGTTATGCCGATTATGGTGTTGAGCATAAAAGAGAGTGGCAGGCAGCAGCATACGACCTTAAAGGGGGTGGCTATGTCAGGGCCAGGGGACTTAACCTTTTTAACAGGGATGTTAAAAATCACCTTATCAATCTTTACAGGGACCTTGCTGCCTATAACGTTGATGGTATTCTTTTTCAGGATGACCTTGTTTTAAGGCATTCTGAAGGTTTCAGCCGTGATGCCAGGCTTGCCTTTGCCAGGGAGTCCGGACTAATGCCGGACCCGAATTTGCTATACAGGGAGGTCATAGAAAGCAGGAGCGGTAAAATGATGGTAACAGCCTACGGCGATCTGTTTTGGGAGTGGAGCCGCTGGAAAAACAGGCGCCTCATGAGGCTGGCATCGGAAATCATGACAGAATCGAAGAAGGTAAACAGTAATATAAAGTTTGCGCTTAATCTCATGTATGAAGCAGCTCTTAAACCGAAGGAGGCTCTTGCCTGGTTGTCACAGGACCTTAATGAGGCCGTTAAAACCGGTTTTGATTATTATGCCATTATGGCCTATCATCTCCAGATGGGAGAAGAGCTTGGCCTGGAGGGAAGCAATCTTTATTCGGTAGTGGCGCAACTTGTTGAAAATGCGCTCAAAAAAGTAAATGATCCTGAAAAAATAATGATTAAACTTCAGATTGCAGACTGGAAGAGTAAAAAGAGAGTGTCTCATGATGAAATTAATAAAATAGTCAAAATTGTGAGGGAAAAAGGCAATACCAGTCTGGCTTTTGTTCCTTATTACGGGAAATTTGACTTCAGAAAAATCATGCCTGCCATAAACAGCCCTTCAACGCTTGCTTTGCAGGCGAAATTTTAG